TGTTCAGTTTCCGGGCCACGTCCGACCTCCCCAAGGCGTCCTTCGAGACCTTGGGCTCCCTGCAATCCTTCGTGGACGGCCGGTTGGAACACCATCCGATCGTCTTCCGCCATCTGCGCGAGGACAATGGCCTGGCGGTGTGGTGCCCTCCGCAACTGGAGCGCTTCCTGCGCCAGGCCTATGACCGGCTGGCCCTGTCCCGGGACATCCTGCCCGTCGAGAAGCCGACCGCCCGGCCCCAGCGGGCATCGCTGCTCGGCGCCGCCTATGATCCGGGGCGGAATCTCGCCGAACTGACGGCGTTTCTCGACGGCGAGGATATGACGGCGAATCTGGCGGCCCACGTGGCGGCCTTTCGCCGACAAGGCATCGGCGCTATCCTGTATCATATGGACCTGTCCGTTCCGTGGGAGGCGGCGCTGGCCAGCGACCTGATCCAGGCCGGTTTCACGCCGGTGGCCATCCTCCCGCAGGGTGGCCGGACAGACAAGGTCGTCTGGCAGCATGAACAGCTTGCTTGACCGCGTCCCGGACTATGTCCGGTCTTTTGAGCGGTACGTCCCCAGTCGGCCCGATCCGGTGCTCATGCGCCAGTTCGGCGTGACGAAACTCTTTCGGCTCAACAACAACGAAAACGCCCTGGGACCGCCGCCCCTGGCCCTGGAGGCCATCGCCTCCTTCCCGCCCAAGCAGGGCGCCATCTATCCGAGCGGCGACGCCTACGACCTGCGCCAAGCCCTGGCCGCCCGTTTCGGCAAATCCCCGGACCAGTTCCTGGTCGGCAACGGTTCCTGCGAGGTCATCAGTTCGGTCATCCGGGCCTTCTGCGCGCCTGGCGACGCCATTGTCACCGCCGAGAAGACCTTTGCCGTCTACGAGTGGGTGGCGAAATTTTCCGGAATCGAAGTCCGGCTGGTCCCGCTCGTGGACCAGGCATTTTCTCCGGCGGCCATGCTGGCGGCCCTTACGGAACGGACCAAGATCGTCTTCGTGTGCAATCCCAACAACCCCACCGGTTCGTGGTGGAACCGGGCCACTCTGGAGCGCTTTCTGGCCGCCCTCGACGGCCGGGCCGTGGTGGTGCTCGACGAGGCATACCGCGAGTTCCTGGACGATCCGGACTTCCCCGACGGCATGGAGGTCATGCAGCGCCACGACAACGTCCTGGTCTTCCGCACCTTCTCCAAGATGTACGGCCTGGCCGGCTTTCGGATCGGCTACCTGTGCGGCTCCCTGGAGGCGGTGGATATCATACGCCGCACCCACATCGCCTATTCGGCGAACATCCTGGGCCAGATCGCGGCCACGGCGGCCTTGGCCGACGACGTCGGCCATATCGCCGCCACCCGGCGCATGGTGTCCGAAGCCAGGGGGTTCCTGCGCGACCTCTTCGACAGCCTGGGACTCGAACATATGGGCGGAGCCGGCAATTTCATCATGGTCCGCACGCCGCTCTCCGACACCCTGCTCTATCGCAGGCTCATGCGGGAAGGCGTCATGGTGCGCACCATGACCGGCTTCCGCTACCCCAACTGGATTCGCGTCTCCCTGGCCCAGGAACCGGCCATGACTGCCTTTGCCACGGCCCTGCCCAAGATACTGGAGACCTCATGAACAACACGCCTTCGGCCGCCAGGTCTTCTACTTCGACTTTTGTTGATCCCCACGCACCAGAGAGTACAGAAATGACGCATGTGATGTGGACAAGCATGTGGACCAGGGGTTGCCCGGCGATGCGCAAGCTCTACGGCGTGGAGCGCGAAGCCGAGAAGCAAAAGCTTGCGGCGGAATTTCGGCCTGGGGCGATTTGTCGTCAAAACTCGTAGCGCACCCCCACGGCCCCGGCCTGGGTCTGGGAGCCCCGCCCAAAAATCTGGCCGGAATAGCGTAGATAGAGTTTTGCGGAATCCGACACGCCGACGCTCACCCCGGCGTCCATCAGCAGGTTGTTCCGGGTGGGCTCGCCGGTCTTGGCCGAAAAGGACGACGTAGGCGAGCCGTTGTACCGGGCCTTGATGTTCTGGCTGTTGTCCAGAAACTCATGCCCCCAGCGCAGGGACACGTCCGGGCTGACGGTCGTTTTCTCCCCCACCGTGAACGTCCCCGAGACCTTGGCCCCCAGGCCCGACTTCAGGGAATTGCCGGAAAAGGCGCGCACGGTCAGCCCAAGCTCGGCGTCGGCGGTCTCGGAAAAGCCCGGCACGGACACATATCCGTAATCCAGCGTGGCCACCGGACCGGCCTTGAACTTCCCAAACGTCCAGTCGTAGCCCGTGGTCAGCGAGCCGCCCAAAAGAAACGACACGTACGTCCCTTGCGGCTGCGTGGAGATGGAGCCGAACTCGATCTTGCGCACCAGCCGGTTCCAGGCCGCCCCGGCCTGCACCATGCCGTCGGCATAGAAGCCGCCCGAGGAATATGCGCCGTAGAGGCCGCCCAGGAAGGTGTCCGAACGGCCGCTGGACTTGGCCGTGTCCGAGAACGACAGGTCGGAATGCACATAGCCCACCTGGAACCCGGCCAGCAGGTTGTCATTTACGGCCAGATCGCCCCCGGCCACCACGCCGTACTGCCAGGCGTCGAAGCCCGTGCGGTTATGCCCCTTGCCAAAGCCCACGTACTGGCCCACGGGCTTGACGAAAAGCCCCAGGCCCGCGGCCTGGCCGGATTTGGCCGTGATGCCGCTTGACGCGTCGCTGGCGATTGACCGCGAGGCCAGTTCCGTCATGCGCGACATCTCGCCGCCAGGCACCATGGCCAGAACCGACCCGCCGCCGCTTCGCGTCGCATAGGCCCGTTCCCGGATGGTGTCGGAAAAAAGCCGCATGGCCGAAAACGAGGTCTCCACCAGCGCGCTGTAAGGCTCGGGAGACATCTGCTGCAACCCGGCGGCGACCTCGCCCAGGCTCATGAAGTCGATTTCGGCCAGGATCGTCTGCATGGCCGGGGTGGCGGCAAGCGTGGCCCCGGTCAGGCCCAGGCTGGCCCCGTAGGAATTGCGGGTTGTGGCGGCGATGGCATACGGCAGGCGGATCACGGTGACGTCGCCGCCGAAGGCCCCGACGGTGGCGGTGTCCGTGTTGGTCACGGAGAAATTCAGGAAAGGGCTCTGGTTGTCGATGGTGATGGTTTCGTAGTCGCCGGTGAGCCCGCCGTCGGAAGAAAGCAGGGTGAACTGCTGCCCCGTGGTGTAGTAACCTTCGGCGATGGCCACATGCAGGGAGCCGCCGTCGATGGTGGTGGCCCCGGTGACGTGCAACAGGTCCCTGGCCGTGGGGGTGATCTCCAGGGAGAGCAGACTTCCCGAGCCCAGGAGCAGGTCGCCGTCGATGGTCAGGGTTCCCGCCGAAAGCCCGGGGGCGATGGTTCCGTGGCTCTCCACGTCGCCCATGATGGTCCCGGTTCCCATGAGCGTGCCGAACGAGCCCAACGCCAGAAGCGGCGCGGTCCAGGTGCCGTTGACGACGGCATCGCCATTGATGGTCGTGTCGCTTGCGAAGGTGATCCCGGCCCCGGCGTCGATCTGGTAATCCAGAGAGGCCAAGGAACCGGTCACGTCCAGGTCGCCTTCCATGACCCAGGTGAAGCCGGTGTATGTATTGTCGCCGGACAAGGTCAGGGTGGCGTCGCCGGACTTCAAAAACGTCCCGGCCCCTTCGATCACCCCGGCATAGGTGGCGTCCAGGGCGGGACTCATGTCCAGAAGCGTCCCGGCGGCCATGTCGATGCTCTGGGAGGCCAGGGAACCCGTGATCCGCAAAATCCCAGACGTAAGCGTGGTGTCGCCGGTGTACGTATTCGCGCCGGAGAGCGTCAGGATGCCCGCGCCGGATTTTTGGAAATCCCCGGCCCCGGAGATGATCCCGGCATAGGTCGTGTCCACGCTGGGGCTCATGTCGAACAGCGCCCCGTCCGCCACCTCCACGGACTGGGAGGCCAGGGAGCCCGTGACCAGAAGCGTCCCGGCGGTGACCGAGGTGTTGCCGGTATAGGTATGATTTCCGGTCAGGGCCAAAAGGCCCGCGCCGGATTTGACGAAGTCCCCGGCCCCCTCGATCACCCCGGCATACAGGGTATCCACGACGGGGTTCATGTCCAGAAGCGCCCCGGCGGCAATGTCGATGCCCTGGGAGGCCAGGGAGCCCGTGACCAGAAGCGTCCCGGCCGTTATCGTCGTGTCGCCGGTGTAGGTGTGGTTCCCGGTCAGGGTCAAAAGGCCCGCGCCGGATTTGACGAAATTTCCCGCCCCGGAGATGACCCCGGCATAGGTGGCGTCCACGCTGGGGCTCATGTCCAGGAGCGCCCCGGCGGCCACGTCGATGCCCTGGGAGGCCAGGGAACCCGTGACCAGAAGCGTCCCGGCGGTGATAAACGTCGCACCGGTATAGGTGTTGTCGCCGGACAAGGTCAGGGTGACGTCGCCAGACTTCAAAAACATCCCGGCCCCGGAAATCACCCCGGCGTAGGTCGTGTTCGCGGCCGGACTCATGTCGAAGAGCGCCCCGGCCGCCACATCCACGGACGCGGAGGCCAGCGACCCGGTCACGCGCAGGATTCCGGCAGTGATGCTAGTGTCGCCGGTATAGGTGTTGTTCCCGGAGAGCGTCAGGGTGGCCGCGCCGGATTTCTGGAAATCCCCGGCCCCGGAGATCACCCCGGCGAAGCCCGTATTCGCTGATGGCGACCAGTCCAGGAGGCCGCCCGAGGCGATGGACGCCCCCGAGGCGACCAGGCCGCCTTGCAGGATCAAGGTTCCCTGGCTGACGGTCAGGGTTCCCGTGCCCAGGTCCACGTCGCCGCCGATGGTCCAGGATCCGGAATCGTCCTTGATGAGGTTCTGGAAGTTGCGCACCGCGCCGTCCAGGCTGACGCTGCCGACCAGGGTCAGGGTATTGTCGCCGCCGCCGCCGTCAACGATGCCCCGCACCATGGCCCCGGGGCCAAACGTGGCTGAGTCGTCCCCAGCCCCGAACAGGATGGCCACGTCGGTGGAACTGGCGGCCAGGATGCTGCCGGTGCTGACCAGGGTGCAATCGGCGTCGGTGAAGGTCAGGGCGCTGGTCAGGTTGATGGTCCCGGCGTTGGTCAGGCTGCTCAGATTGGTCAGGCTGCCCGAGAAATTCATCGTGGCCCCGGAGGCCACGTTGATGGAGCTGGTGGCCAGGGAGCCGGTCACGCCCAGGGTTCCGGCAGAAACCGTGGTCGCGCCGGTGTAGGTGTTGTTCCCGGAAAGCGTCAGGGTGGCCGCACCGGACTTCTGGAAATTCCCCGCCCCGGAGATCACCCCGGAGTAGGTCGCGTTCGTGGCCGGGCTCATGTCGAACAGCGCCCCGGAGGACACGGCCACGCTTTGCGAGGCCAGCGCCCCGGTCACGCGCAGGGTTCCGGCCGTTATCGTCGTGTCGCCAGTGTAGGTGTTGTTCCCGGACAGCGTCAGGGTGGCCGCACCGGATTTCTGGAAATTCCCCGCCCCGGAAATCACCCCGGCATAGGTCGTGTTCGCTGCCGGGCTCATGTCGAACAGCGCCCCGGAGGACACGGCCACGCTTTGCGAGGCCAGCGACCCGGTCACGCGCAGGGTTCCGGCCGTTATCGTCGTGTCGCCGGTATAGGTGTTGTTCCCGGAGAGCGTCAGGGTGGCCGCACCGGACTTCTGGAAATCCCCGGCCCCTTCGATCACCCCGGCATAGGTCGTGTTCGCTGTGGGACTCATGTCGAACAGCGCCCCGGCGGCCACGGCCACGCTTTGCGAGGCCAGCGACCCGGTCACACGCAGGGTTCCGGCCGTTATCGTCGTGTCGCCGGTGTACGTGTTGTTCCCGGAGAGCGTCAGAGTGGCCGTGCCGGATTTGCGGAAATCCCCGGCCCCTTCGATCACCCCGGCATAGGTCGTGTTCGCTGTGGGGCTCATGTCGAAGAGCGCCCCGGCGGCCACGTCCACGCTTTGCGAGGCCAGCGACCCGGTCACACGCAAGGTTCCGGCCGATATGGCGGTATCGCCGGTGTACGTGTTGCTCCCGGACAGCGTCAGGGTGGCCGCGCCGGATTTGCGGAAATCCCCGGCCCCGGAAATCACCCCGGCGTAGGTCGTGTCCGTCAAAGGGCTCATGTCGAACAGCGCCCCGGAAGACACGGCCACGCTTTGTGAGGCCAGCGACCCGGTCACGCGCAGGATTCCGGCAGAAACCGTGGTCGCGCCGGTGTAGGTGTTGTTCCCGGAGAGCGTCAGGGTGGCCGCGCCGGATTTCTGGAAATTCCCCGCCCCGGAAATCACCCCGGCAAAGCCCGTATTCGCTGATGGCGCCCAGTCCAGGAGGCCGCCCGAGGCGATGGACGCCCCCGAGGCGACCAGGCCGCCTTGCAGGATCAGGGTTCCCTGGCTGACGGTCAGGGTTCCCGTGCCCAGGTCCACGTCGCCGCCAATGGTCCAAGATCCGGAATCGTCCTTGATGAGGCTCTGGAAGTTGCGCACCGCGCCATCCAGGCTGACGCTGCCGACCAGGGTCAGGGTATTGTCGCCGCCGCCGCCGTCGACGATGCCGCGCACCATGGCCCCGGGGCCAAACGTGGCCGAGTCGTCCCCGGCGCCAAACAGGATGGCCACATCGGTGGAACTGGCGGCCAGGATGCTGCCGGTGCTGACCAGGGTGCAATCGGCGTCGGTGAAGGTCAGGGCGCTGGTCAGGTTGATGGTCCCGAAGTTGGTCAGGCTGCTCAGATTGGTCAGGCTGCCCGAGAAATTCATCGTGGCCCCGGAGGCCACGTTGATGGAGCTGGTGGCCAGGGAGCCGGTCACGCCCAGGGTTCCGGCAGAAACCGTGGTCGCGCCGGTGTAGGTGTTGTTCCCGGAAAGCGTCAGGGTGGCCGCACCGGACTTCTGGAAATTCCCCGCCCCGGAAATCACCCCGGCATAGGTCGTGTTCGTCGAGGGGCTCATGTCGAAGAGTGCCCCGGAGGACACGGCCACGCTTTGCGAGGCCAGCGACCCGGTCACGCGCAGGGTTCCGGCCGTTATCGTCGTGTCGCCAGTGTAGGTGTTGTTCCCGGACAGCGTCAGGGTGGCCGCACCGGATTTCTGGAAATTCCCCGCCCCGGAAATCACCCCGGCATAGGTCGTGTTCGCTGCCGGGCTCATGCCGAAGAGCGCCCCGGCCGCCACATCCACGGACGCGGCGGCCAGCGACCCGGTCACGCGCAGGGTTCCGGCAGTGATGCTGGTGTCGCCGGTGTAGGTGTTGTTCCCGGACAGCGTCAGGGTGGCCGCGCCGGATTTCTGGAAATTCCCCGCCCCGGAAATCACCCCGGCAAAGCCCGTATTCGCTGATGGCGCCCAGTCCAGGAGGCCGCCCGAGGCGATGGACGCCCCCGAGGCGACCAGGCCGCCTTGCAGGATCAGGGTTCCCTGGCTGACGGTCAGGGTTCCCGTGCCCAGGTCCACGTCGCCGCCAATGGTCCAAGATCCGGAATCGTCCTTGATGAGGCTCTGGAAGTTGCGCACCGCGCCATCCAGGCTGACGCTGCCGACCAGGGTCAGGGTATTGTCGCCGCCGCCGCCGTCGACGATGCCGCGCACCATGGCCCCGGGGCCAAACGTGGCCGAGTCGTCCCCGGCGCCAAACAGGATGGCCACATCGGTGGAACTGGCGGCCAGGATGCTGCCGGTGCTGACCAGGGTGCAATCGGCGTCGGTGAAGGTCAGGGCGCTGGTCAGGTTGATGGTCCCGAAGTTGGTCAGGCTGCTCAGATTGGTCAGGCTGCCCGAGAAATTCATCGTGGCCCCGGAGGCCACGTTGATGGAGCTGGTGGCCAGGGAGCCGGTCACGCCCAGGGTTCCGGCAGAAACCGTGGTCGCGCCGGTGTAGGTGTTGTTCCCGGAAAGCGTCAGGGTGGCCGCACCGGACTTCTGGAAATTCCCCGCCCCGGAAATCACCCCGGCATAGGTCGTGTTCGTCGAGGGGCTCATGTCGAAGAGTGCCCCGGAGGACACGGCCACGCTTTGCGAGGCCAGCGACCCGGTCACGCGCAGGGTTCCGGCCGTTATCGTCGTGTCGCCAGTGTAGGTGTTGTTCCCGGACAGCGTCAGGGTGGCCGCACCGGATTTCTGGAAATTCCCCGCCCCGGAAATCACCCCGGCATAGGTCGTGTTCGCTGCCGGGCTCATGCCGAAGAGCGCCCCGGCCGCCACATCCACGGACGCGGCGGCCAGCGACCCGGTCACGCGCAGGGTTCCGGCCGTTATCGTCGTGTCGCCGGTGTAGGTGTTGTTCCCGGAGAGCGTCAGAGTGGCCGTGCCGGATTTGCGGAAATCCCCGGCCCCGGAAATCACCCCGGCATAGGTCGTGTTCGCTGTGGGGCTCATGTCGAACAGCGCCCCGGCGGCCACGGCCACGCTTTGCGAGGCCAGCGACCCGGTCACACGCAGGGTTCCGGCCGTTATCGTCGTGTCGCCGGTGTACGTGTTGTTCCCGGAGAGCGTCAGAGTGGCCGTGCCGGATTTGCGGAAATCCCCGGCCCCGGAAATCACCCCGGCATAGGTCGTGTTCGCTGTGGGGCTCATGTCGAAGAGCGCCCCGGCGGCCACGTCCACGCTTTGCGAGGCCAGCGACCCGATCACACGCAAGGTTCCGGCCGTTATGGCGGTATCGCCGGTGTAGGTGTTCGCGCCGGACAGGGTCAGGGTGGCTGCGCCGGACTTCCGGAAATCGCCTGCCCCTTCGATCACACCGGCGTAGGTCGTATCCGCCGAGGGGCTCATGTCGAGGAGCGCCCCGGAGGACACAGCCACGCTTTGTGAGGCCAGCGACCCGGTCAGGCGCAGGGTTCCGGCAGTGATGCTGGTGTCGCCGGTGTAGGTGTTGTTCCCGGAGAGCGTCAGGGTGGCCGCGCCGGATTTACGGAAATCCCCGGCCCCTTCGATCACCCCGGCATAGGTCGTGTTCGCTGTGGGACTCATGTCGAACAGCGACCCGGCCGCCACATTCACGGACGCGGAGGCCAGCGACCCGGTCACGCGCAGGGTTCCGGCCGTTATCGTCGTGTCGCCGGTATACGTATTCGCGCCGGACAAGGTCAGGGCGGCCGCGCCGGATTTCTGGAAATCCCCGGCCCCGGAGATCACCCCGGCGAAGCCCGTATTCGCTGATGGCGACCAGTCCAGGAGGCCGCCCGAGGCGATGGACGCCCCCGAGGCGACCAGGCCGCCTTGCAGGATCAGGGTTCCCTGGCTGACGGTCAGGGTTCCCGTGCCCAGGTCCACG
Above is a genomic segment from Desulfolutivibrio sulfodismutans DSM 3696 containing:
- a CDS encoding pyridoxal phosphate-dependent aminotransferase; the protein is MNSLLDRVPDYVRSFERYVPSRPDPVLMRQFGVTKLFRLNNNENALGPPPLALEAIASFPPKQGAIYPSGDAYDLRQALAARFGKSPDQFLVGNGSCEVISSVIRAFCAPGDAIVTAEKTFAVYEWVAKFSGIEVRLVPLVDQAFSPAAMLAALTERTKIVFVCNPNNPTGSWWNRATLERFLAALDGRAVVVLDEAYREFLDDPDFPDGMEVMQRHDNVLVFRTFSKMYGLAGFRIGYLCGSLEAVDIIRRTHIAYSANILGQIAATAALADDVGHIAATRRMVSEARGFLRDLFDSLGLEHMGGAGNFIMVRTPLSDTLLYRRLMREGVMVRTMTGFRYPNWIRVSLAQEPAMTAFATALPKILETS
- a CDS encoding autotransporter-associated beta strand repeat-containing protein → MLTQYSISIAGGLSGAVNASAGAGGNAYGLQGDYVTIDTMSGDITASAGASAYGLMASDGYASYSELLIGTLSGTVVATATTGQAYGLYGENNVKITGNLTSAGKITATAGQAAYGIYAAVDDIIISGRLAGDVEASAASAYGLYAARALTISNGVGSAGSVTATGTTLAQGMGSNTGLLTIANGFAGSVTAEVTGVGAAYGLKGPGIGLTGGLSGAVASTAFGAGQAYGLWAGGDGISIDSVSSTGTVTATAGDEGQAYALYGSSGDVSITGAMSGQITATAGDSGYAYGLYGNSGDISITGGVSGTITATAGDEGQAYALYGSSGDISITGGVSGAIAATAGDSGYAYGLYADGGSISVTGGLSGTVEATVAGATTSSGNAYGLWALEGITIDSVSATGKVTATSTELGAAYGLYASAGSIQITSGLAGSVSAAAGIALGLYASGGVTLASLSGSVTAAGGYGAYGLQSGSSSISITGALSGTVTAKTTDEDLGYAVGLRAATSISIGEVSGTISATTAGTAVPGSTYAYGLYAGGNINGGDADTALLVSGTISARAFGRAYAVYSESGAVNLYVTGALEGVNTHDSEAYAIYAGGSGSSVTLDLAGDASTSLVGKVHLNGGTLTLLGVNSADNLFEGVTDLVVGNGVAAATWTLDPEYANRSSFTNLTIKTNASLSINEFVSITNGIENEGSLTWDTVAGSTAYAGVLSGSGALIKKGDHTLTLSGKYNDYTGVTTVSEGTLQAGVAGAFSTSSAVSVAAGATLDLNDFAQTIHGLSGSGSVTLGSATLTVQNADSYQFDGVISETGGLTKSGTGTLTLGAANTYTGATTVNAGTLRAGAADIIASSSGLSVASGAVFDLNDYDQTITLLSGSGGVTLGSDAATILTLNLGSTDSTFAGVISGAGGLTKTGSGSLTLSGVNTYTGATTVSGGILRLTGSLASASIDLASGTGIAFAAASDTTYAGAVTGSGTLTKSGTATLTLSGANTYTGDTTISGGTLRVTGSLASQSVAVSSGALLDMRPAANATYAGVISGAGGFQKSGAAALTLSGNNTYTGDTTITAGTLRVTGALASQSVAVSSGALFDMSPSADTTYAGVISGAGGFQKSGAAALTLSGNNTYTGDTDITAGTLRVTGSLASQSVDVAAGALFDMSPATNATYGGVIAGAGDFQKSGAATLTLSGNNTYTGDTSITAGTLRLTGSLASQSVAVSSGALLDMSPSADTTYAGVIEGAGDFRKSGAATLTLSGANTYTGDTSITAGILRVTGSLASASVDVASGSLFDMSPSANTTYAGVISGAGNFQKSGAATLTLSGNNTYTGDTAITAGTLRVTGSLASASVDVAAGSLFDMDPLANTTYAGVIEGAGYFRKSGAAALTLSGANTYTGDTTITAGTLRVTGSLASASVNVAAGSLFDMSPTANTTYAGVIEGAGDFRKSGAATLTLSGNNTYTGDTSITAGTLRLTGSLASQSVAVSSGALLDMSPSADTTYAGVIEGAGDFRKSGAATLTLSGANTYTGDTSITAGILRVTGSLASASVDVASGSLFDMSPSANTTYAGVISGAGNFQKSGAATLTLSGNNTYTGDTAITAGTLRVTGSLASASVDVAAGSLFDMDPLANTTYAGVIEGAGYFRKSGAAALTLSGANTYTGDTTITAGTLRVTGSLASASVNVAAGSLFDMSPTANTTYAGVIEGAGDFRKSGAATLTLSGNNTYTGDTAITAGTLRVTGSLVSQSVAVSSGALFDMSPSTNTTYAGVISGAGNFQKSGAATLTLSGNNTYTGATTVSAGTLGVTGSLATSSINVASGATMNFSGSLTNLSSLTNFGTINLTSALTFTDADCTLVSTGSILAASSTDVAILFGAGDDSATFGPGAMVRGIVDGGGGDNTLTLVGSVSLDGAVRNFQSLIKDDSGSWTIGGDVDLGTGTLTVSQGTLILQGGLVASGASIASGGLLDWSPSANTGFAGVISGAGDFQKSGAAALTLSGANTYTGDTTITAGTLRVTGSLASASVNVAAGSLFDMSPTANTTYAGVIEGAGDFRKSGAATLTLSGNNTYTGDTSITAGTLRLTGSLASQSVAVSSGALLDMSPSADTTYAGVIEGAGDFRKSGAATLTLSGANTYTGDTAITAGTLRVIGSLASQSVDVAAGALFDMSPTANTTYAGVISGAGDFRKSGTATLTLSGNNTYTGDTTITAGTLRVTGSLASQSVAVAAGALFDMSPTANTTYAGVISGAGDFRKSGTATLTLSGNNTYTGDTTITAGTLRVTGSLAAASVDVAAGALFGMSPAANTTYAGVISGAGNFQKSGAATLTLSGNNTYTGDTTITAGTLRVTGSLASQSVAVSSGALFDMSPSTNTTYAGVISGAGNFQKSGAATLTLSGNNTYTGATTVSAGTLGVTGSLATSSINVASGATMNFSGSLTNLSSLTNFGTINLTSALTFTDADCTLVSTGSILAASSTDVAILFGAGDDSATFGPGAMVRGIVDGGGGDNTLTLVGSVSLDGAVRNFQSLIKDDSGSWTIGGDVDLGTGTLTVSQGTLILQGGLVASGASIASGGLLDWAPSANTGFAGVISGAGNFQKSGAATLTLSGNNTYTGDTSITAGTLRVTGSLAAASVDVAAGALFGMSPAANTTYAGVISGAGNFQKSGAATLTLSGNNTYTGDTTITAGTLRVTGSLASQSVAVSSGALFDMSPSTNTTYAGVISGAGNFQKSGAATLTLSGNNTYTGATTVSAGTLGVTGSLATSSINVASGATMNFSGSLTNLSSLTNFGTINLTSALTFTDADCTLVSTGSILAASSTDVAILFGAGDDSATFGPGAMVRGIVDGGGGDNTLTLVGSVSLDGAVRNFQSLIKDDSGSWTIGGDVDLGTGTLTVSQGTLILQGGLVASGASIASGGLLDWAPSANTGFAGVISGAGNFQKSGAATLTLSGNNTYTGATTVSAGILRVTGSLASQSVAVSSGALFDMSPLTDTTYAGVISGAGDFRKSGAATLTLSGSNTYTGDTAISAGTLRVTGSLASQSVDVAAGALFDMSPTANTTYAGVIEGAGDFRKSGTATLTLSGNNTYTGDTTITAGTLRVTGSLASQSVAVAAGALFDMSPTANTTYAGVIEGAGDFQKSGAATLTLSGNNTYTGDTTITAGTLRVTGSLASQSVAVSSGALFDMSPAANTTYAGVISGAGNFQKSGAATLTLSGNNTYTGDTTITAGTLRVTGALASQSVAVSSGALFDMSPATNATYSGVISGAGNFQKSGAATLTLSGNNTYTGATTVSAGTLGVTGSLATSSINVASGATMNFSGSLTNLSSLTNAGTINLTSALTFTDADCTLVSTGSILAASSTDVAILFGAGDDSATFGPGAMVRGIVDGGGGDNTLTLVGSVSLDGAVRNFQNLIKDDSGSWTIGGDVDLGTGTLTVSQGTLILQGGLVASGASIASGGLLDWSPSANTGFAGVISGAGDFQKSGAATLTLSGNNTYTGDTSITAGILRVTGSLASASVDVAAGALFDMSPAANTTYAGVISGAGMFLKSGDVTLTLSGDNTYTGATFITAGTLLVTGSLASQGIDVAAGALLDMSPSVDATYAGVISGAGNFVKSGAGLLTLTGNHTYTGDTTITAGTLLVTGSLASQGIDIAAGALLDMNPVVDTLYAGVIEGAGDFVKSGAGLLALTGNHTYTGNTSVTAGTLLVTGSLASQSVEVADGALFDMSPSVDTTYAGIISGAGDFQKSGAGILTLSGANTYTGDTTLTSGILRITGSLASQSIDMAAGTLLDMSPALDATYAGVIEGAGTFLKSGDATLTLSGDNTYTGFTWVMEGDLDVTGSLASLDYQIDAGAGITFASDTTINGDAVVNGTWTAPLLALGSFGTLMGTGTIMGDVESHGTIAPGLSAGTLTIDGDLLLGSGSLLSLEITPTARDLLHVTGATTIDGGSLHVAIAEGYYTTGQQFTLLSSDGGLTGDYETITIDNQSPFLNFSVTNTDTATVGAFGGDVTVIRLPYAIAATTRNSYGASLGLTGATLAATPAMQTILAEIDFMSLGEVAAGLQQMSPEPYSALVETSFSAMRLFSDTIRERAYATRSGGGSVLAMVPGGEMSRMTELASRSIASDASSGITAKSGQAAGLGLFVKPVGQYVGFGKGHNRTGFDAWQYGVVAGGDLAVNDNLLAGFQVGYVHSDLSFSDTAKSSGRSDTFLGGLYGAYSSGGFYADGMVQAGAAWNRLVRKIEFGSISTQPQGTYVSFLLGGSLTTGYDWTFGKFKAGPVATLDYGYVSVPGFSETADAELGLTVRAFSGNSLKSGLGAKVSGTFTVGEKTTVSPDVSLRWGHEFLDNSQNIKARYNGSPTSSFSAKTGEPTRNNLLMDAGVSVGVSDSAKLYLRYSGQIFGRGSQTQAGAVGVRYEF